A single region of the Latilactobacillus curvatus JCM 1096 = DSM 20019 genome encodes:
- a CDS encoding bifunctional DNA primase/polymerase, whose protein sequence is MKNLVNYAIKYAEKGMYVLPMVNKQPLIKFADQPALTVDEIKRIWKRYPYAQIAFRTVDFFVIDIDTETAHGKNGFKSIDEFEHKDLLVDTLTQQTASGGKQLFYLKRSDIDIQQNIGWLPGVDVKAHINNYVLVAPSEHKNKQYQWLNHNPIVTPSRELIKLINKRETKSDYDPSKFTVSDTKTATSELFEQIVKGLGETGGRNNALASFIGGLLFRNVDLETAYELAKMANNNTVKSLPINEFDRTFDSMVKKEIRRREVANGISRKVEKDAARKESR, encoded by the coding sequence ATGAAAAACCTAGTTAACTATGCCATTAAATATGCCGAAAAAGGTATGTATGTTCTACCAATGGTTAATAAGCAACCACTAATTAAGTTTGCTGATCAGCCAGCTTTGACAGTTGATGAAATTAAACGTATTTGGAAAAGATATCCGTATGCGCAGATTGCCTTTAGAACAGTTGATTTTTTTGTGATTGATATTGATACAGAGACGGCGCACGGGAAAAACGGCTTCAAGTCAATCGATGAATTTGAACACAAAGATTTATTGGTAGATACGTTAACCCAGCAGACGGCCAGCGGTGGTAAACAACTGTTTTATCTTAAAAGGAGCGATATTGATATTCAGCAAAATATCGGCTGGCTTCCTGGTGTGGACGTTAAAGCCCACATCAATAACTACGTTTTAGTAGCGCCCAGCGAGCACAAAAATAAGCAGTATCAATGGCTTAATCATAATCCGATTGTTACGCCTAGCCGCGAACTTATAAAACTAATCAACAAACGCGAAACTAAATCAGATTATGATCCTAGCAAATTTACAGTAAGCGACACAAAAACAGCTACTTCTGAGCTTTTCGAACAAATCGTTAAGGGGCTAGGTGAAACAGGTGGCAGAAATAACGCTCTAGCGAGTTTTATCGGTGGTTTGTTGTTCCGCAACGTCGATTTAGAAACGGCTTACGAATTGGCAAAAATGGCCAACAACAACACAGTAAAAAGTTTACCAATCAATGAATTTGACAGAACGTTCGATTCAATGGTCAAAAAGGAAATCAGAAGAAGGGAGGTAGCTAATGGAATCAGTCGAAAAGTTGAAAAAGATGCAGCAAGAAAAGAAAGTCGTTAA
- a CDS encoding helix-turn-helix transcriptional regulator, which produces MKNRIKKLRLERDVSQTELAEALKTSRQAISNYEKGLREPKIDTFVILADYLNVSAPYLMGFDE; this is translated from the coding sequence ATGAAAAATAGAATTAAAAAATTACGGTTAGAACGAGACGTATCACAGACCGAGCTTGCCGAAGCTCTAAAAACATCTAGACAAGCTATTAGTAACTACGAAAAAGGATTACGTGAACCTAAAATTGATACTTTTGTAATTTTAGCAGATTACTTAAACGTTTCTGCGCCTTACTTAATGGGCTTTGATGAATGA
- a CDS encoding AAA family ATPase, with translation MSILPENKPHKPNGTPRNFFIWGDTMSGKSFLATRFPETIVLSTDDNEKNSGTRPTIPLANVRDSRGKLTTSVIDTLDESILALKTEANSYKTVVIDVIEDVCTLIEQSICIENGVKTIGDIPFGKGWSLFNTTLQQLILDLKGLPMNIVYISREDSRTEDNVTKPVPALKQKYYNVVNGNCDLVIRTQHIGKNYIRTATDIRKQYKASEISDEHILRILQAIPGALVKETVTTTNNKDGK, from the coding sequence ATGAGTATTTTACCAGAAAATAAACCGCATAAGCCAAATGGGACGCCGAGAAATTTCTTCATTTGGGGCGACACTATGAGTGGCAAAAGTTTTTTAGCAACCAGATTCCCAGAAACGATTGTGTTAAGTACGGATGACAATGAGAAGAACTCGGGAACGCGCCCTACAATCCCGTTGGCGAACGTTAGAGACAGTCGGGGCAAATTAACCACGTCTGTTATAGACACGCTAGACGAGTCGATTCTCGCACTTAAAACGGAAGCCAATTCATATAAGACAGTCGTCATTGATGTTATTGAAGATGTTTGCACATTAATTGAGCAATCAATCTGTATTGAGAATGGCGTCAAAACGATTGGCGATATTCCGTTTGGGAAAGGTTGGTCACTGTTCAATACGACGTTACAGCAGTTAATTCTGGATTTAAAAGGATTGCCAATGAATATCGTTTATATTTCGCGAGAGGATTCAAGAACCGAAGACAATGTTACAAAGCCAGTTCCGGCGTTAAAACAAAAATATTATAACGTCGTTAACGGGAATTGTGACTTAGTTATTCGAACGCAACACATTGGCAAGAATTATATTCGTACAGCAACTGATATTCGTAAGCAATACAAAGCGTCAGAAATTAGTGATGAGCATATTTTACGAATTTTGCAGGCAATTCCGGGTGCATTGGTTAAAGAAACAGTTACAACAACAAATAATAAGGATGGTAAATAA
- a CDS encoding DEAD/DEAH box helicase, translated as MGVKKLRDYQVETIDNITESIKRGNHSIIVQQPPRTGKTVIMAEIARRATQKGSRILFVVHRKEIVDQVKRSFAEQNVNMDLTTIGMVQTITRRVAKMSEPQIIFVDEAHHSLAKSYIRILEQFPNALKLLFTATPIRLNGKGFEDVATDLIQGKPIPELIDKGFLAPVDYYAPDDFDATNILVDRTGEFNDKSIQAAFKPKIYGNAVKIYQKLASGKQAIAYTYNVASAERLAKEFNGHGIVAKAVSGKTPKAERNQIIKDYREGTVQIVTNAELFTEGLDLPNVDCVIMLRPTQSLSLFLQFAMRSMNPREGKRAVIIDHVGNVQRFGLPTIDRQWSLKGTGGKTSNDNNGTIKSTTTCEFCFGTFYKTDDKCPYCGHEIAINVQEIEVVEDAELKKIATTRSERAKEILADSATNNIAGKRPADLQNMAEVKAYQKFMNYKKGWVFFYGKKRGFIK; from the coding sequence ATGGGGGTAAAAAAGCTACGCGATTACCAGGTTGAAACGATTGATAACATCACAGAATCAATCAAACGGGGCAACCATTCAATAATTGTTCAGCAACCGCCTCGCACTGGGAAGACAGTAATAATGGCAGAAATCGCACGCAGGGCAACTCAAAAAGGTAGTCGGATTTTATTTGTTGTCCACCGAAAAGAAATCGTAGATCAGGTTAAACGCTCGTTTGCAGAGCAAAACGTCAATATGGATTTAACCACTATCGGAATGGTTCAAACCATTACAAGACGGGTTGCGAAGATGTCTGAGCCACAAATAATATTCGTTGACGAGGCACACCACTCGCTCGCTAAATCATACATCAGAATTTTAGAGCAATTTCCAAACGCATTAAAACTATTGTTTACCGCCACACCTATTCGCTTAAACGGTAAGGGGTTCGAAGATGTAGCAACAGATTTAATACAAGGTAAACCGATACCAGAACTAATTGACAAGGGATTTCTAGCGCCGGTTGATTATTATGCACCGGATGATTTCGATGCCACTAACATTCTTGTGGATCGAACCGGTGAATTTAATGACAAAAGTATTCAAGCAGCGTTTAAACCAAAAATATATGGTAATGCTGTTAAGATTTACCAAAAATTAGCAAGTGGTAAGCAAGCCATCGCATACACTTACAATGTTGCTAGTGCTGAACGATTGGCAAAAGAGTTCAACGGTCATGGCATTGTTGCTAAAGCTGTATCGGGCAAAACGCCAAAAGCGGAGCGCAATCAAATCATCAAGGATTATCGCGAAGGAACCGTGCAGATAGTGACCAACGCGGAGCTGTTTACCGAAGGGCTTGATTTACCGAATGTTGATTGTGTGATCATGCTGCGGCCGACTCAATCGTTATCGTTATTCTTGCAGTTCGCTATGCGCTCTATGAATCCGCGAGAAGGTAAACGTGCGGTCATTATTGACCACGTTGGCAATGTTCAACGGTTCGGGCTACCGACGATTGACCGGCAATGGAGTTTAAAAGGAACCGGTGGCAAAACATCAAATGATAATAATGGCACGATTAAATCGACAACTACGTGTGAATTTTGCTTTGGGACCTTTTACAAAACTGATGATAAATGCCCTTATTGTGGACACGAAATCGCAATCAACGTGCAAGAAATTGAAGTAGTTGAAGATGCTGAATTAAAAAAGATAGCAACGACCAGATCGGAACGAGCCAAAGAAATTCTGGCAGATAGCGCTACTAATAATATTGCTGGTAAAAGACCGGCGGATTTACAAAATATGGCAGAAGTCAAAGCCTATCAAAAGTTTATGAATTATAAGAAAGGTTGGGTCTTCTTCTACGGAAAGAAAAGAGGTTTCATTAAATGA
- a CDS encoding siphovirus Gp157 family protein, producing MASIYKLTGDFAQLQQLVENGEIDETQAADTFDAIKADLESKAVNSGYVVKNLEADVEARAEAIKQLSERNKRTKKAILAIKQRAMYAMDTADIKKVADPIMPVRIQNNPASVNVLDEKDIPAFYFRQKYELDKAKLKADLKAGKPVTGAELTQGTSIRWG from the coding sequence ATGGCTAGCATTTATAAATTAACAGGTGACTTCGCACAGCTTCAACAATTAGTTGAGAATGGCGAAATCGATGAAACACAAGCAGCAGACACATTCGACGCAATTAAAGCCGATTTAGAATCTAAGGCCGTTAATTCAGGCTATGTGGTTAAAAACCTTGAAGCCGATGTGGAAGCACGAGCAGAAGCAATTAAACAGCTATCTGAACGCAACAAAAGAACTAAAAAAGCAATCCTTGCAATCAAGCAACGTGCTATGTATGCAATGGACACAGCTGACATCAAAAAAGTAGCTGATCCAATCATGCCAGTACGAATTCAGAATAATCCGGCATCGGTTAATGTGCTTGATGAAAAGGATATTCCAGCTTTCTACTTTAGACAAAAATATGAATTGGACAAAGCTAAGTTAAAGGCTGATTTAAAAGCCGGTAAGCCAGTAACAGGCGCGGAATTAACACAAGGTACTTCAATTCGATGGGGGTAA
- a CDS encoding Rha family transcriptional regulator — translation MNNLVIMKNQQAVTSSLQVAEVFDKNHKHVLEAIDSLREGVAENWANLFYEDVYTHPQNKQQYRVIYMNRDGFTLLGMGFTGKKALEFKLKYIEAFNQMEAQIKIDTKNLSPELQMFKGLFDSLAKQELATNQLDKKVDSISEIVALNTTDWRKDSRTLINKIAQAQGGYGAYKEIQSAIYTELERRGKVNLKTRQTNKRRRMADEGVCKSTRDKLSKLDVINDDNKLIEIYTAIVKEFAIKYGVWNEEH, via the coding sequence ATGAATAACTTAGTAATCATGAAGAACCAGCAAGCAGTAACGAGCAGTTTACAAGTAGCGGAGGTTTTTGATAAGAACCATAAGCACGTTTTAGAAGCAATTGATTCCTTAAGAGAAGGGGTGGCCGAAAATTGGGCAAACCTATTCTACGAAGATGTTTATACACATCCCCAAAATAAACAACAATACCGAGTTATCTATATGAATCGGGATGGATTTACACTGCTAGGGATGGGTTTTACCGGCAAAAAAGCTTTGGAATTTAAATTGAAATACATTGAAGCATTCAATCAAATGGAAGCTCAAATCAAAATCGACACTAAGAACTTAAGCCCAGAATTACAAATGTTCAAAGGTTTGTTTGATTCATTGGCTAAGCAAGAATTAGCGACTAATCAACTTGATAAAAAGGTAGACAGCATTTCAGAAATTGTGGCTTTGAACACAACGGACTGGCGGAAAGATTCTCGCACATTAATCAATAAGATTGCACAAGCTCAAGGCGGATATGGTGCTTATAAAGAAATTCAAAGTGCAATTTATACAGAATTAGAACGTCGTGGCAAAGTAAATTTAAAGACTCGACAAACAAATAAACGTCGTCGCATGGCTGATGAAGGTGTATGTAAATCCACTCGAGATAAGTTATCGAAACTAGATGTAATCAATGATGACAACAAGTTGATTGAAATCTATACAGCGATTGTTAAGGAATTTGCTATTAAGTATGGTGTTTGGAACGAAGAACATTAA
- a CDS encoding helix-turn-helix domain-containing protein: MTLFDRVKYLAEKQKISISRLEEDLGLGKNYLYKWKKNSPNSDTLQKVADYFNVSTDYLLGRSDKFGENTFRPKVQKIARNASHLSDNDLDKLNDVMAAIFKDKFDE, from the coding sequence ATGACGCTCTTTGACAGAGTTAAATATCTTGCAGAAAAACAAAAGATTTCTATTTCGCGACTAGAAGAAGACCTTGGATTAGGTAAAAATTACTTATACAAATGGAAAAAGAACTCACCAAATTCAGACACGCTTCAAAAGGTTGCAGACTATTTTAATGTATCTACGGACTACTTATTAGGACGCTCAGATAAGTTTGGTGAAAATACTTTTCGACCAAAAGTTCAAAAAATTGCGCGCAATGCTAGCCATCTATCCGATAATGATTTAGATAAATTAAATGATGTCATGGCTGCTATTTTTAAGGATAAATTTGACGAATAG
- a CDS encoding ImmA/IrrE family metallo-endopeptidase: MKDKVRWDFARNMALKVREIYNLNTTRLAILEFIDKIPDLRVITYNEMVKEINNRKPELHVNVNWVINNLADGSQDAAIIKMSDSEQKIILYHDKASNIIPERIRFTIAHELGHYFLKHSFSDSLGRNGITEENYNIMEKEAEAFAQTLLIPPSSLYYGENVDDIIKLHDVSKTAARIAIEQTHYQYRLPTYRPKIDFSIYSFTRLPTHFSLFNGFYLSSSYAIHCKDCNGLSTFSYNKPLLYCSYCGSSNIHVHDITSINFNFYERVVPYTMIYKGIDVDSQGKATKCPTCNNENIVDGSYCQICGSHIVNKCSGYDRNYNNSYFDPDFINGTKGCGTVLSGESRYCPICGCESTFFVQDLLSDWKKAKEEKTLLKIETEALPF; encoded by the coding sequence ATGAAAGACAAAGTACGTTGGGATTTTGCCAGGAATATGGCTTTAAAGGTTCGAGAAATATATAACTTAAATACAACTCGATTAGCGATACTAGAATTTATTGATAAGATTCCAGATTTACGTGTTATTACTTATAATGAAATGGTTAAAGAAATAAATAATCGTAAGCCAGAACTTCACGTCAATGTGAATTGGGTGATAAATAACCTCGCTGACGGATCACAAGATGCAGCAATAATTAAGATGAGTGATTCTGAGCAAAAAATAATTTTATATCATGACAAAGCTTCAAATATTATCCCTGAAAGAATACGTTTCACTATTGCACATGAACTTGGACATTATTTTTTGAAACATTCTTTTAGCGATTCGCTTGGTAGGAATGGGATTACAGAAGAAAACTATAATATCATGGAAAAGGAGGCCGAGGCCTTTGCGCAAACTCTACTAATCCCCCCCTCTTCGCTCTACTACGGAGAAAACGTTGATGATATTATCAAACTTCACGATGTTAGTAAGACGGCTGCTAGGATAGCTATAGAGCAAACTCACTATCAATATCGTCTACCAACATATAGGCCAAAAATAGATTTTTCAATCTACTCGTTCACAAGATTGCCAACTCACTTTTCCTTATTTAATGGATTTTATTTATCATCTTCTTACGCCATCCATTGCAAAGATTGCAATGGGCTTAGCACTTTTAGCTATAATAAACCGTTACTATATTGTAGCTATTGTGGTTCTAGTAATATCCATGTACATGATATTACGAGTATTAATTTTAATTTTTACGAAAGAGTGGTGCCCTATACTATGATTTATAAAGGTATTGATGTTGACTCACAAGGAAAAGCAACAAAGTGTCCAACTTGCAATAATGAAAATATTGTAGACGGAAGTTATTGTCAAATTTGCGGAAGTCATATAGTTAATAAATGTAGTGGTTATGACAGAAACTACAACAATAGTTACTTCGATCCTGATTTTATAAATGGGACAAAGGGGTGTGGGACCGTTCTCTCTGGCGAATCAAGATACTGTCCTATTTGCGGATGTGAATCCACTTTCTTTGTGCAAGATTTATTATCAGATTGGAAAAAAGCAAAAGAAGAAAAAACATTATTGAAAATAGAAACAGAAGCACTTCCTTTCTAA
- a CDS encoding toxin Cry1Ac domain D-VI-related protein has protein sequence MVVMASLGLLTACGNQNERNDSSSEQTVKKTSSLENAKMNVDGLFSDSKHTKLLEGTTYQQIKSVSKEVSKLPNSKEKEKLLKDILTAQKLWPDFVNQTNKKNSESIKASESKANSKSESEKVKSESESAAKESASESKKEATSKSQSAASASQSQPQSTSNNEDGKERLDKDNNIYLVKEMHERIDGTQGISKKMYDAAQSLDVKRIKKEIKVINNVIKECDDHYVFESEYSSDDKSLINNLNDYWQASSDLLNIEKDYLNYQIGKNDDSKNFGKEINSKLNDWNAIYDKIVN, from the coding sequence ATGGTTGTTATGGCAAGCTTAGGGCTACTTACTGCCTGTGGTAATCAAAACGAACGCAATGATTCAAGCAGCGAACAAACAGTGAAGAAAACATCGTCGCTTGAAAACGCAAAAATGAACGTTGATGGATTGTTTTCAGATTCAAAGCATACTAAGTTATTAGAAGGCACAACCTACCAACAAATCAAATCTGTATCTAAAGAAGTATCAAAACTACCTAACTCAAAGGAAAAAGAAAAACTACTAAAAGATATTTTAACAGCTCAAAAATTATGGCCTGACTTTGTTAATCAAACCAATAAAAAGAATTCTGAATCCATTAAAGCTTCTGAATCAAAAGCTAATTCAAAAAGCGAGTCGGAAAAAGTAAAATCCGAAAGTGAATCTGCAGCTAAAGAATCTGCTTCTGAATCAAAAAAAGAAGCAACTTCTAAGTCACAATCCGCCGCTAGTGCAAGTCAAAGTCAGCCACAATCTACATCTAATAACGAAGACGGAAAAGAACGTTTAGATAAGGATAATAATATTTACCTCGTAAAAGAGATGCATGAACGTATTGACGGTACCCAAGGAATTTCGAAAAAAATGTATGATGCAGCTCAATCTTTGGATGTCAAAAGAATTAAAAAAGAGATTAAAGTCATTAATAACGTAATTAAAGAATGTGATGATCATTATGTATTTGAATCTGAATATTCAAGTGATGATAAGTCATTAATTAATAATCTGAATGACTATTGGCAGGCATCGTCTGACCTACTTAATATTGAGAAAGATTATTTGAACTATCAAATTGGTAAAAACGATGACTCGAAAAACTTTGGTAAAGAGATCAATAGCAAGCTAAATGATTGGAATGCGATCTACGATAAAATAGTTAATTAA
- a CDS encoding tyrosine-type recombinase/integrase yields MARITDKRIKEYTKKDGTIAYMFNAYLGRVNGKDKRITRRGFRTPREARLALIALEAERDSLLEVANKYSFEEIYLNWFKQYKNTVKESTWAKTESIFKLHILPVFGDKIITDITPMDCQTAINSWYESGKKKYKVFMNYTGNVFQYAFKMDIVQSDPTKKIFIPKNPNKLDDSKINFFDKQELLTFFKAVDEFGDQQAAMCFHLLAFTGMRKGELLALTWDDIDLKAATLDINKTQTLGAGFKLITQTPKTKNSHRTLNLDDNTVKRLKKWKVVQKEQLLAFGTTVKSKEQLVFSNEDNEFLQPNYPGKWMDWIIKKYNKDKEPNEQLKRITVHGLRHTYATLAFEAGASIKEVQEQLGHLNFKTTMDIYTAVTQKQKIETSTKFAEYLAK; encoded by the coding sequence ATGGCACGGATCACCGATAAACGTATAAAAGAATACACTAAAAAAGATGGTACTATCGCATATATGTTTAATGCCTATCTAGGCCGCGTCAATGGGAAGGATAAACGAATAACTAGACGTGGTTTTAGAACACCACGCGAAGCTAGATTAGCTCTAATAGCCCTTGAAGCTGAACGCGATTCTCTGCTTGAAGTTGCAAATAAGTATTCCTTTGAAGAAATCTATTTAAATTGGTTTAAACAATATAAAAATACTGTTAAAGAATCGACCTGGGCTAAAACAGAAAGCATTTTTAAATTGCATATCTTACCAGTTTTTGGGGATAAGATAATTACAGATATTACCCCCATGGATTGTCAAACGGCTATTAACAGTTGGTACGAGTCTGGTAAAAAGAAATATAAAGTGTTTATGAACTACACTGGTAACGTATTTCAATATGCTTTTAAGATGGATATTGTTCAATCTGATCCAACCAAGAAAATATTCATCCCTAAAAATCCTAATAAACTTGATGATTCTAAGATTAATTTTTTTGATAAACAAGAGCTACTAACCTTTTTCAAAGCCGTCGATGAATTCGGTGATCAGCAAGCAGCGATGTGTTTCCATCTACTAGCCTTTACCGGAATGCGTAAAGGTGAATTACTTGCCCTAACGTGGGATGATATCGACTTAAAAGCTGCCACTTTAGACATCAATAAGACACAAACTTTAGGTGCCGGCTTCAAGTTAATCACACAGACACCTAAAACTAAAAATAGCCACCGTACGTTGAATTTAGATGACAATACGGTCAAACGACTTAAAAAGTGGAAAGTCGTCCAAAAAGAGCAACTATTAGCTTTTGGAACTACTGTCAAATCGAAAGAGCAGCTGGTATTTTCAAACGAGGACAACGAGTTTTTACAACCGAACTATCCCGGTAAATGGATGGACTGGATCATAAAAAAATATAATAAGGATAAAGAACCTAACGAGCAATTAAAACGAATCACAGTCCACGGTTTGCGACACACTTATGCTACGCTAGCTTTTGAAGCTGGTGCATCGATTAAGGAAGTACAAGAGCAACTTGGCCATCTCAACTTCAAAACAACGATGGACATTTACACGGCCGTTACTCAAAAACAAAAGATTGAAACGTCAACAAAATTCGCCGAATATCTAGCTAAATAG
- a CDS encoding Y-family DNA polymerase: MIDSKSFYASVEAVRLKLNPLKAILVVMSTEKNTGSGLVLAASPMAKKLFGISNVTRARDVPIHDKRLIIEPPKMNLYIQVNQKINRIFQQFTAEEDIQPYSIDESLLDVTDSWQLFGATPYEVARKIQLAVKKETGIYLTVGIGDNPLLAKLALDLEAKRNHSLIAEWHYEDVPDKLWPVTQLDDVWSIGHRTAEKLNQKHIHSMYDIAHTNPYRLKQEMGVMGAQLFAFSWGIDRAVVRHKYKAKEKSYGNSQVLPRDYFIQAEIEVVIREIAEQVAARLRAHHKATTVISLGIGFSFAAKEDASRGGFGRSMKIDATNANQQLTKHAIQLFREEWQHESIRHISIACSNLVDDSAEQLDMFDTQFINLKKQKLDSTVDEIRKRYGFTSVVKLSSKVKGATAIERAGLVGGHAGGNAYE; this comes from the coding sequence ATGATTGATTCGAAATCTTTTTACGCATCAGTAGAGGCCGTTCGGTTGAAACTGAATCCGTTAAAGGCTATTTTGGTGGTGATGTCCACGGAGAAAAACACGGGCAGTGGTTTAGTATTGGCAGCCAGTCCCATGGCTAAGAAATTATTTGGTATCAGTAACGTAACGCGTGCCCGGGATGTTCCAATTCATGATAAGCGGTTAATCATTGAGCCACCCAAGATGAATTTGTACATCCAAGTGAACCAGAAGATTAACCGTATTTTTCAGCAATTTACGGCAGAAGAAGATATTCAACCGTATTCCATTGATGAATCGTTACTTGATGTCACGGATAGTTGGCAACTCTTTGGAGCGACGCCGTACGAAGTCGCACGTAAAATTCAGCTGGCTGTAAAAAAAGAAACGGGCATTTATTTAACGGTGGGGATTGGCGATAATCCGCTACTTGCCAAGCTCGCATTGGATCTTGAGGCCAAACGGAATCACAGTTTGATTGCAGAATGGCATTATGAAGATGTCCCAGATAAACTGTGGCCAGTGACCCAGTTAGATGATGTCTGGTCAATTGGGCATCGTACGGCAGAGAAACTGAATCAGAAACACATTCATTCGATGTACGATATTGCGCATACAAATCCCTATCGGTTAAAACAAGAAATGGGTGTCATGGGCGCGCAGTTGTTTGCGTTTAGTTGGGGGATTGATCGGGCCGTTGTACGGCATAAATATAAGGCCAAAGAGAAGTCTTATGGGAATAGTCAGGTATTACCACGCGATTATTTTATCCAAGCTGAGATTGAAGTTGTGATTCGGGAAATTGCAGAGCAAGTGGCTGCACGTCTCAGGGCGCATCACAAGGCGACCACGGTTATCAGTCTGGGGATTGGCTTTTCATTTGCTGCAAAAGAGGATGCATCGCGTGGTGGTTTTGGGCGTTCAATGAAGATTGATGCGACTAATGCTAATCAGCAACTCACAAAACATGCCATCCAACTTTTTCGTGAAGAATGGCAACACGAATCGATTCGGCATATTAGTATTGCGTGCAGCAATTTGGTTGACGATAGTGCGGAACAATTAGATATGTTCGACACACAGTTTATTAATTTGAAAAAGCAGAAATTAGATAGCACGGTCGATGAAATTCGCAAGCGCTACGGTTTTACATCGGTGGTCAAATTGTCTAGCAAAGTAAAAGGTGCGACTGCAATTGAGCGTGCTGGCTTAGTCGGTGGGCATGCTGGAGGGAACGCCTATGAATAA
- a CDS encoding LysM peptidoglycan-binding domain-containing protein — protein sequence MKSFKTLLLSATLTTAATAGLLFVGQSKASAATTYTVATGDTLSTIAQKFAGNTDLVNQIATTNNIQDINMIFVGEQLTIDTDQTATPVQTTTPVVVAQPAAVQTPAPVVQAQPTVQAAPVQQTAAVAPTTSSAKEWIAQKESGGSYSARNGQMIGRYQLTASYLNGDYSAANQDRVADQYVTSRYGSWDAAKSFWLSNGWY from the coding sequence ATGAAATCTTTTAAGACATTATTGCTTAGCGCTACATTGACAACGGCTGCAACAGCAGGATTACTTTTCGTTGGTCAATCAAAAGCAAGTGCCGCTACTACTTATACCGTTGCAACTGGGGATACGTTATCAACAATCGCCCAAAAATTTGCCGGTAACACAGATTTAGTCAATCAAATTGCCACAACAAACAACATTCAAGATATCAACATGATTTTTGTCGGGGAACAATTAACAATCGACACTGACCAAACAGCAACCCCTGTTCAAACGACAACGCCAGTAGTTGTTGCACAACCAGCCGCTGTTCAAACACCAGCACCAGTTGTTCAAGCACAACCTACAGTGCAAGCTGCACCAGTTCAACAAACAGCTGCTGTTGCACCGACAACTAGTTCAGCGAAAGAATGGATTGCGCAAAAAGAATCTGGTGGTTCATACTCAGCGCGTAACGGTCAAATGATTGGCCGTTATCAATTAACCGCATCATATTTAAATGGTGACTATTCAGCAGCCAATCAAGACCGCGTCGCAGATCAATACGTAACAAGTCGTTACGGTTCATGGGATGCCGCTAAGAGTTTCTGGTTAAGTAACGGTTGGTATTAA